GCTTTGGATTTATTAGAATAAAATAATCCCATATCAGTTGTGCCTCGAAGGTATCGAAAAATATGTTTAACTTCATACCAATGCCTCTGAGTTGGAGCGCAACTATGTCTTGCTAATAGATTTACAGAAAATGTCATGTCTGGTCGTGTATTATTAGCAAGATACATAAGTGCACCGAGCACTAAGGTAAGGTACTTCAGGATCGAGTGCCTCTTCATTTTTCTCCTTTGACCGGAACACAtcctttttcttatcaagtgATCGAACAACCATGGGGGAACTCAATGGATgtgatttatccatgtaaaatcATTTAAGTAATTTTTCAGTGTATGTCGATTGATGAACAAAAATTCCATCTTTCAAATGTTCAATTTGTAGTCCAAGACAAAGTTTTGTTTTCCCAAGATCTTTTATTTCAAATTCTGCCTTAATATAATTAACTGTTTTCTGGAGCtcttcaggatttccaattataTTTAAATCATCAACATACACAGCAACTATAACGAATGAAGACTCGGTCATCTTTATAAATACACATGGACAAATGTGATCATTTATATATCATTCCATTAACAAGTACTAGCTTAACCTTTGGTACCACATTCGACCAGACTGTTTTAATCCATATATTGACCTTTGTAACTTGATCGAGTAAAGG
This genomic interval from Apium graveolens cultivar Ventura chromosome 8, ASM990537v1, whole genome shotgun sequence contains the following:
- the LOC141679385 gene encoding secreted RxLR effector protein 161-like encodes the protein MKRHSILKYLTLVLGALMYLANNTRPDMTFSVNLLARHSCAPTQRHWYEVKHIFRYLRGTTDMGLFYSNKSKAVITGYADAGYLFDPDKARAQTGYLFTYGDTAISWRSVKQSLVATSSNHAEILAIHETP